One Tolypothrix bouteillei VB521301 DNA window includes the following coding sequences:
- a CDS encoding NAD-dependent epimerase: MTKILVTGAAGFIGFHLSQRLLDRGDEVIGLDNLNDYYDVNLKKDRLVQLQDKSTFKFYQMDIADREGIAKLFAKYNFDKVVNLAAQAGVRYSLTNPHIYADSNLIGFINILEGCHQTNVQHLVFASSSSVYGANTKIPFSVRDNVDHPISLYAATKKANELMAHTYSSLYGLPTTGLRFFTVYGPWGRPDMALFLFTKAILEGQAIEVFNYGKMKRDFTYIDDIVEGVIRVLDKIPEPNPSWIGNAPDPSTSYAPYKIYNIGNNHPVKLMAFIEALENCLGRKAEKKLLPLQLGDVPTTYADVDDLVQDIGFKPNTSIEVGIERFVKWYVSYYQS, translated from the coding sequence ATGACAAAAATATTAGTTACGGGTGCTGCTGGTTTTATAGGTTTTCACTTGAGCCAACGCTTATTAGATAGAGGAGATGAAGTCATTGGGCTAGACAATCTCAATGATTACTACGATGTCAACCTTAAAAAAGATAGATTAGTCCAACTGCAAGATAAATCCACCTTTAAGTTTTATCAAATGGATATAGCAGACCGTGAAGGAATAGCCAAGCTGTTTGCTAAATACAACTTTGATAAAGTCGTCAATTTAGCCGCACAAGCTGGGGTGCGCTATTCCTTAACAAACCCCCATATTTATGCAGATAGCAACCTCATTGGGTTTATCAATATTTTAGAAGGTTGTCATCAGACTAACGTTCAACATTTAGTTTTTGCTTCTTCAAGCTCCGTTTATGGTGCAAATACGAAAATTCCATTTTCTGTTCGTGACAACGTAGACCACCCAATAAGTTTATATGCTGCTACTAAGAAAGCTAACGAACTCATGGCACATACTTACAGCAGTTTGTATGGTTTGCCAACAACTGGGTTGCGTTTCTTTACAGTTTATGGTCCTTGGGGACGCCCAGACATGGCGCTATTTCTATTTACAAAAGCAATTTTAGAAGGGCAGGCAATTGAGGTTTTTAACTATGGCAAAATGAAGCGAGATTTCACATATATTGATGATATTGTAGAGGGAGTTATTCGAGTTCTAGATAAAATTCCCGAACCAAATCCCTCATGGATAGGGAATGCACCAGATCCCAGTACGAGTTATGCTCCTTACAAAATTTATAACATTGGTAACAATCATCCCGTTAAGTTAATGGCTTTTATTGAAGCCTTGGAAAATTGTTTGGGTAGAAAAGCAGAAAAAAAACTGCTGCCATTACAACTAGGTGATGTTCCAACTACCTATGCAGATGTCGATGATTTAGTTCAAGATATAGGTTTTAAACCCAATACCTCCATTGAGGTAGGAATAGAACGTTTTGTTAAATGGTATGTCTCTTATTACCAATCTTAA
- a CDS encoding ATP-grasp domain-containing protein translates to MTERDELSDLQQQCELIHEIVYFYVRSYLKMKPVTVVVTGVGAPVGVGIIKSLRASNLPLRIIGVDSEPLAQGLFRVERAHLIPSARQNPDAYFNALVKISQREGADILFSGWEGELPMLAERKAEFEERTGTILPLAPDATLKALDKWLTAKVLAVFGVPVPDTVLPTERAQLKDFCHNHAFPYIMKPQRSSGGRGLVLVHTDAELEFFSHYICDPVVQEQLLPDDKEYTIGVFIQTDGKPGGALALKRSLSGGLSYRMESDKNTDACDLAIKAAKAMGLIGAVNVQMRLTSTGFKVFEINPRFSSATCVRAYFGLNEPELTIRHFILGEEISPPEVKEGICLRFWEEMYFPMEVKHAAREGEYQYRGEILSQF, encoded by the coding sequence TTGACAGAGCGAGATGAGTTAAGTGATTTGCAACAGCAGTGCGAACTGATTCATGAAATTGTGTATTTCTATGTAAGGAGTTATCTTAAGATGAAGCCAGTGACCGTGGTTGTAACAGGAGTAGGAGCACCTGTTGGAGTTGGCATTATTAAATCTTTGCGGGCTTCTAATTTACCGTTAAGGATTATTGGAGTTGACTCTGAGCCACTTGCTCAGGGACTGTTTCGCGTGGAGCGAGCACACTTAATACCCTCTGCTCGCCAGAACCCAGATGCATACTTTAATGCCTTAGTAAAAATTAGCCAGAGAGAAGGAGCAGATATCTTGTTTTCTGGATGGGAAGGGGAATTACCCATGCTGGCTGAACGCAAAGCTGAATTTGAGGAACGTACAGGGACAATTTTACCCCTCGCCCCGGATGCGACTCTCAAGGCTCTAGATAAATGGTTAACAGCTAAGGTGCTTGCAGTCTTTGGTGTACCCGTACCCGATACGGTGCTTCCTACAGAGCGGGCGCAGTTAAAAGATTTTTGCCACAACCATGCATTCCCCTACATTATGAAACCACAACGAAGTTCAGGAGGAAGGGGCTTAGTGCTCGTCCATACAGACGCAGAGCTTGAGTTTTTTAGCCACTACATCTGTGACCCTGTTGTACAAGAGCAGTTGTTACCGGATGACAAAGAATACACCATTGGAGTTTTTATCCAAACTGATGGGAAACCGGGTGGAGCACTAGCACTCAAGCGCAGTCTTTCAGGGGGGCTCAGCTATCGCATGGAAAGCGATAAGAACACTGATGCGTGCGATCTTGCAATTAAGGCTGCTAAAGCTATGGGTTTAATTGGTGCAGTTAATGTTCAAATGCGCCTAACTTCGACTGGTTTTAAGGTTTTTGAAATCAATCCAAGATTTAGTAGTGCAACTTGCGTGCGAGCTTATTTTGGATTGAACGAACCCGAACTCACAATTCGTCACTTTATTTTAGGAGAAGAAATATCTCCCCCTGAGGTCAAAGAAGGGATCTGCTTGCGGTTTTGGGAGGAAATGTATTTTCCGATGGAAGTTAAGCATGCTGCTCGGGAAGGAGAATACCAGTATCGAGGTGAAATTTTGAGCCAGTTTTAA
- a CDS encoding HAD family hydrolase yields MNNTKVLVFDLDDTLFPEHEFVLSGFQAVSEWVQSKYGIFDFFDVAWKLFQEGIRGKIFDITFEVLEIKYEPSLIQELVRVYREHKPTICLHEDAQWAMDYFKSEKQLGLITNGFLKTQQNKVKALGIESNFDEIVYCDVYGHKNWKPSPVPYKKMMEFTGCEGVEYMYVGDHPYKDFVAAKTLGWLTLRICRKDGEYRNVMAEENHDAHFKIRSLYELKDLC; encoded by the coding sequence ATGAATAATACTAAAGTGTTAGTATTCGACTTGGATGATACTCTTTTTCCCGAACATGAATTTGTATTGAGTGGATTTCAGGCGGTTAGTGAGTGGGTACAATCTAAATATGGAATTTTTGATTTCTTTGATGTTGCTTGGAAATTGTTTCAGGAGGGGATACGAGGCAAGATTTTCGATATAACTTTCGAGGTTTTAGAGATTAAGTATGAACCTTCGCTGATTCAAGAGCTTGTCCGAGTTTATCGGGAACACAAACCGACAATTTGTCTGCATGAAGATGCACAGTGGGCAATGGATTACTTCAAATCTGAGAAACAGCTTGGTCTCATTACCAATGGTTTTCTAAAAACTCAGCAGAACAAAGTGAAAGCATTGGGAATTGAATCTAATTTCGATGAAATTGTCTACTGTGATGTCTACGGACATAAAAATTGGAAGCCCAGCCCAGTCCCTTACAAAAAAATGATGGAGTTTACAGGATGTGAAGGAGTTGAGTATATGTATGTTGGAGATCATCCTTATAAAGATTTTGTAGCTGCAAAAACCCTCGGCTGGCTCACATTACGTATTTGCCGTAAAGACGGTGAGTATAGAAATGTAATGGCAGAAGAAAATCATGATGCTCACTTCAAAATTAGGTCTTTGTATGAATTGAAAGACCTTTGTTAA
- a CDS encoding GNAT family N-acetyltransferase codes for MNIQIIDVSNPLWSDTLQNLRHDFYHLPEYVALEAKRMKAVAEAIFIQDDDKIFFLPYLLRRCDDVFSEDLKASDIFDVLSPYGYPGILLNDAGLENPEFISLVMAQLAQTFKHRRICSAFLRLHPILNDHFERIYPSPTCKIHSETIAIDLNLTEAEIWHQTRPEHRTKINKCKRNGFVARIAPLDRYLHDFLDIYTETMTRVGASQSYYFSREYFWHFVEALKQSLHLCIVERDRQVVCAGLFTERCGIVQYHLGGTRSEFLKFSPSTLMFNYVRYWAKERGNKVFHLGGGVGGAQDSLHHFKVGFSRQRYNFPLIRLITDEETYMYLVDLQAKLLNTQVNQLLTTNFFPVYRSLSV; via the coding sequence ATGAATATACAAATTATTGATGTATCCAATCCTTTATGGTCAGATACGCTGCAAAATCTACGCCACGATTTTTATCATTTACCCGAATATGTGGCTTTAGAAGCTAAAAGAATGAAGGCTGTTGCAGAGGCAATTTTCATTCAAGATGATGACAAAATTTTCTTTTTGCCTTATTTGTTACGTCGATGTGATGATGTCTTTTCTGAAGATTTAAAGGCATCGGATATTTTTGATGTTTTGTCACCTTATGGCTATCCCGGCATTTTATTGAATGACGCAGGATTAGAGAACCCAGAGTTTATCTCTTTAGTCATGGCTCAGCTTGCACAAACATTCAAGCATCGGAGAATTTGTTCGGCTTTCTTACGCCTGCATCCAATATTAAACGACCATTTCGAGCGAATTTATCCATCACCAACTTGTAAAATTCATTCGGAAACTATTGCAATTGATTTAAATTTGACGGAAGCTGAAATTTGGCATCAAACCAGACCAGAGCACCGTACTAAAATTAACAAATGCAAACGAAATGGTTTTGTAGCGAGAATTGCTCCTTTGGATCGGTATCTTCATGATTTTCTAGATATTTACACAGAAACGATGACTCGTGTTGGAGCATCACAATCTTACTATTTTAGTCGTGAATACTTTTGGCATTTTGTAGAAGCTTTAAAACAGAGTCTTCATCTGTGTATTGTTGAACGCGATCGCCAAGTTGTTTGTGCAGGTTTGTTTACTGAACGCTGCGGTATTGTTCAGTATCACCTTGGGGGAACAAGAAGTGAGTTTTTGAAATTTTCTCCCAGTACTCTAATGTTTAACTATGTTCGATACTGGGCAAAAGAACGAGGTAATAAAGTTTTTCATCTTGGTGGTGGAGTTGGAGGAGCACAAGACAGTCTTCATCATTTTAAGGTAGGGTTTTCTCGACAAAGGTACAATTTTCCTCTCATTCGCTTAATTACAGATGAAGAAACATATATGTATCTCGTCGATTTGCAAGCAAAACTGTTGAATACACAGGTAAACCAACTCCTGACAACAAACTTTTTTCCTGTCTATCGTTCACTCTCAGTCTAA
- a CDS encoding GumC family protein — protein sequence METQVTVVNLDKYWQVLKHRGFPALGILVSVFLISVFALSLKKSSYEAEGKLSLQNNTISSLTGVGTDIGKLEPLTGDRSNLLHTEAEIISSVPVVQKTINLLNLKDSEDNPLKSKDFINRLAIKEIKGSDVLQITYKDTNPKTSADVVNTLMQVYLDQNIFFHRMEVASARKFIERHLPKAELVVQRAEAELRKFKENNQIVALSEEATSAVARMADLQKQIGDSQSRIADLTAQSQAIRNQLKVNSQQAVIETSVSQSPGVQDVLKEIQRLETELAAKRSTLQDIHPTIIHLKSNLAAFREILNSRVQNVAGTPQPQLNHNLQLGELQQTLTARLIELDSTRLGLTNQVLALTNLQSNYRKRLEVLPRLEQQQRELERQLQAAQSTYSLLLQKLQEIRIAENQNIGNARIISAAQVPEDPTSSPMLLYLSAGLIANLAALASLYILEAQDKSIKTVGEVQELLGETLLGIIPSFDKLKTLNYSDRHSESSLYQLVVKNTPRSAVSEAYRMLRANLRFISADKEVRVIVVTSAVPREGKSTVAANLATAMAQMESKVLLIDADLHRPVQHQIWELCNTEGLSNTIVGQVDSGTAIKRVWDNLDVLTAGVVPPSPASLLDSKRMARLIESFAATYDFVIVDAPALNVAADAAILGHMADGVLFVVRPGVVDSASTIFAKELLEKSGQKVLGYAVNGVSSNNKRYNYYYTEGYTSDTPVTSNRGILGSMNLRI from the coding sequence ATGGAAACACAAGTAACTGTTGTAAATCTTGATAAATACTGGCAAGTACTCAAGCACCGTGGATTCCCTGCTTTAGGAATCTTAGTGTCGGTTTTCTTGATATCAGTGTTCGCATTATCTCTGAAAAAATCTTCTTATGAAGCGGAAGGAAAACTGTCATTACAAAATAACACGATTTCTTCTCTAACGGGAGTAGGAACTGACATAGGTAAGTTAGAACCATTAACAGGCGATCGAAGTAATCTTCTCCATACAGAAGCAGAAATTATCAGTTCTGTCCCTGTTGTGCAAAAAACTATTAACCTCCTTAACCTCAAAGACAGCGAAGACAACCCCCTCAAATCGAAGGATTTTATTAACCGATTGGCGATTAAAGAAATTAAAGGAAGCGATGTTCTACAAATAACATATAAGGACACCAATCCTAAAACATCTGCAGATGTTGTTAATACTTTAATGCAAGTCTATTTAGACCAAAACATCTTTTTCCATAGAATGGAAGTCGCATCTGCTCGCAAATTCATCGAGAGACATTTACCAAAAGCCGAATTAGTTGTGCAGCGTGCAGAAGCTGAATTACGCAAGTTCAAAGAAAACAACCAGATTGTTGCTTTATCAGAGGAAGCGACTAGTGCAGTAGCAAGGATGGCTGATTTACAAAAGCAAATTGGGGACTCTCAATCTAGAATTGCCGATCTCACTGCTCAGTCTCAAGCTATCCGCAACCAATTGAAGGTGAACTCCCAACAAGCAGTCATTGAGACTTCTGTCAGTCAGTCTCCTGGCGTGCAAGATGTACTTAAAGAAATCCAGCGGCTAGAAACTGAACTTGCTGCTAAAAGAAGTACTTTGCAAGATATTCACCCCACAATCATTCATTTAAAAAGTAATTTAGCAGCTTTTAGAGAAATATTAAACAGCCGGGTTCAAAATGTTGCAGGGACTCCGCAACCACAATTGAATCACAACCTGCAACTTGGAGAATTGCAACAAACCCTTACGGCTAGACTCATAGAATTAGATTCCACTCGTTTGGGTTTAACCAATCAAGTCTTGGCTTTAACCAATTTACAGTCTAACTATAGAAAGAGGTTAGAGGTATTGCCGAGATTAGAGCAACAACAACGGGAGTTAGAACGTCAACTACAAGCCGCCCAATCTACCTATTCCCTCTTATTACAAAAGCTCCAAGAAATTCGCATTGCCGAGAATCAGAACATAGGCAACGCCCGCATTATATCTGCTGCTCAAGTCCCAGAAGATCCGACTTCTTCTCCTATGCTTTTATACTTAAGTGCAGGTTTAATTGCTAATTTAGCAGCTTTGGCAAGTCTATACATTTTAGAAGCACAAGATAAATCCATTAAGACTGTAGGTGAAGTCCAAGAATTATTGGGAGAGACTTTATTAGGAATTATCCCCTCCTTTGATAAGCTCAAAACATTAAATTACAGCGATCGCCACTCTGAATCTTCCCTCTATCAACTTGTTGTTAAAAATACCCCACGTTCTGCAGTGAGTGAAGCTTACCGAATGCTAAGGGCTAACTTGAGATTTATTAGCGCTGACAAGGAAGTAAGAGTGATAGTTGTTACAAGCGCTGTGCCTAGAGAAGGGAAATCAACAGTAGCTGCGAATTTAGCAACTGCAATGGCTCAAATGGAGAGCAAAGTTTTGCTGATAGATGCAGATCTGCACCGTCCAGTTCAGCATCAAATTTGGGAACTATGTAATACTGAGGGTTTAAGCAATACGATTGTCGGACAAGTTGACAGCGGGACAGCTATCAAAAGAGTTTGGGATAATTTAGATGTCCTCACGGCTGGTGTTGTACCTCCTTCTCCAGCATCTCTCCTTGACTCCAAACGAATGGCTCGGTTAATTGAAAGTTTTGCTGCTACTTACGACTTTGTGATCGTTGATGCTCCAGCATTAAATGTTGCTGCTGATGCGGCTATTTTAGGTCACATGGCTGATGGTGTATTGTTTGTTGTTCGACCGGGGGTTGTTGATTCTGCAAGTACTATTTTTGCTAAAGAGCTTTTGGAAAAATCCGGTCAGAAAGTTCTGGGTTATGCAGTCAATGGAGTCAGTTCTAACAATAAACGCTATAACTACTACTACACTGAAGGCTACACTTCTGACACTCCAGTGACTTCAAATCGGGGGATTCTTGGTTCAATGAATTTACGTATTTAG
- a CDS encoding sugar transferase yields the protein MFTQYLQGVHFKKYNRFIKSLLDRVVAAIVLIIFFPVMLIIAIAIYKDMGRPIFFCQPRPGKDGCIFTFYKFRTMTNEKDRNGNLLPDEQRLTLLGKFLRHTSLDELPQLVNVLKGDMSFVGPRPLLVEYLNYYTPQQARRHAVKPGITGWAQVNGRNKLSWLDKCNLDVWYVDHHSLWLDLKILVMTFLKVLKQENVGSSECSEVSKQQIAAIKETKQLFSVDPMGLD from the coding sequence GTGTTTACTCAATATTTACAGGGTGTTCATTTCAAGAAATACAACAGATTTATCAAATCTCTATTAGATAGAGTTGTAGCGGCAATTGTCTTAATCATTTTCTTTCCCGTGATGCTAATAATTGCGATCGCCATCTATAAAGATATGGGGCGTCCTATTTTCTTTTGCCAACCCCGCCCAGGTAAAGATGGTTGTATTTTTACTTTCTATAAATTTCGCACCATGACGAATGAGAAAGATCGCAATGGCAACTTATTACCTGACGAACAGCGATTGACGCTTCTAGGTAAATTTCTCAGACACACTAGCTTAGATGAACTTCCTCAACTTGTGAATGTCCTCAAAGGCGATATGAGCTTTGTGGGTCCCCGTCCTCTCCTTGTAGAGTACTTAAATTATTACACACCACAACAAGCTCGCCGCCATGCCGTTAAACCAGGAATTACGGGTTGGGCTCAGGTAAACGGTCGTAACAAGCTCTCGTGGCTGGATAAATGTAATTTAGACGTCTGGTATGTCGATCATCATTCGCTTTGGTTAGATTTGAAAATCTTAGTAATGACGTTCTTAAAAGTTCTCAAGCAAGAAAACGTAGGATCGTCAGAATGTTCTGAAGTATCAAAGCAACAAATTGCAGCTATTAAGGAAACAAAGCAATTATTCTCAGTCGATCCTATGGGTCTGGATTGA
- a CDS encoding glycosyltransferase family 4 protein translates to MQFTRNQTAMPETTKLFHITTVPETFNFFKGQIDYMKAQGYEVHALSSPGKLLIQFGYRQQIPVYGVPMQRRITPLQDIYAIFQIWQYLQSVRPEIVHAHTPKGGLLGMISARLAGIPVRIYHIRGLPMMTATGYKRLLLTWSEKLSCLFAHQVLCVSHSVREVAIKEGLCPPEKIKVLLGGSSNGVDASHRFNPANLDLYTRQQTRTKYGIPDDAVVVGFVGRIVRDKGIEELTKAWQILQQEFSNLHLLVVGCFEPQDSVATDIQESLTSDRRVHMTGMVDDTPPLYAAMDILTLPTYREGFPNVALEAAAMELPVVATCVPGCTDAVQDGVTGILVPPRDVRALATAIRRYLLNLELRCQHGVSGRKRVLQDFRQEAIWNALHQEYLQILQAKGLSTPESVLHLQEAILRT, encoded by the coding sequence ATGCAGTTTACTAGAAATCAAACAGCAATGCCAGAAACAACTAAGCTATTTCACATCACGACTGTCCCAGAAACATTTAACTTTTTTAAAGGACAGATAGACTACATGAAGGCACAAGGATATGAAGTTCATGCCTTATCTTCGCCTGGAAAATTGTTAATCCAATTTGGCTATCGCCAACAAATTCCCGTTTACGGAGTACCCATGCAGCGACGCATTACTCCGCTACAAGACATTTATGCCATATTTCAAATCTGGCAGTATTTGCAGTCTGTCCGCCCCGAAATTGTTCATGCTCACACACCTAAAGGAGGACTTCTGGGCATGATTAGTGCAAGACTTGCAGGAATTCCTGTTCGTATTTATCATATCCGTGGGTTACCTATGATGACTGCAACAGGTTACAAACGCCTGCTGTTAACGTGGAGTGAAAAGCTTTCCTGCTTATTTGCTCACCAAGTTCTTTGTGTTAGCCACTCAGTTCGTGAAGTAGCTATCAAAGAAGGTCTTTGCCCTCCAGAGAAAATTAAAGTCCTTTTGGGAGGTAGCAGTAATGGTGTTGATGCATCTCATAGATTTAACCCTGCTAATTTAGATCTATATACCCGTCAGCAGACGCGGACAAAGTACGGTATCCCAGACGATGCTGTTGTTGTTGGATTTGTAGGTCGTATTGTCCGGGATAAAGGTATAGAAGAGTTAACAAAGGCATGGCAGATCTTACAGCAAGAGTTTTCCAACCTGCATTTACTTGTTGTCGGGTGTTTTGAACCTCAAGATTCAGTAGCTACAGATATACAAGAATCACTCACAAGCGATCGCCGTGTCCACATGACAGGAATGGTTGACGATACACCACCACTTTATGCAGCAATGGACATATTAACCTTGCCAACTTACCGTGAGGGATTTCCGAATGTTGCTTTGGAAGCAGCAGCAATGGAACTACCAGTAGTAGCTACGTGTGTCCCTGGTTGTACAGATGCAGTACAAGATGGAGTCACAGGGATATTAGTACCACCCCGTGATGTCAGAGCGTTAGCAACAGCAATTCGCAGGTATTTGCTCAACTTAGAATTACGCTGTCAGCATGGGGTTTCAGGGCGCAAGCGTGTTTTACAGGATTTCCGTCAAGAAGCTATCTGGAACGCCCTACATCAGGAGTATTTGCAAATTTTACAAGCTAAAGGACTATCCACTCCTGAGTCTGTATTACATCTTCAAGAGGCAATTCTGAGAACATAG
- a CDS encoding DegT/DnrJ/EryC1/StrS family aminotransferase has protein sequence MNKPILLSTPHMSDRELEFVKEAFDTNWIAPIGPHVDAFEQEFCQVTGAHHAAALISGTAAIHLALQLVGVKYGDEVFCSTLTFTATANPIVYLGAKPVFVDSDRTSWNMNPELLCESLARRAREGKLPKAVVLVHLYGQSADIDPILKICNEYEIPLIEDAAETLGATYKGRTPGTFGRIGIYSFNGNKIITTSGGGMLVSHDEKLTNKARFLAAQARDPAPHYQHSEIGYNYRLSNVLAGIGRAQLRVLSERVAARRRNFEVYHRALRNLPGLEFMPEASFGFATRWLTCLTINPKLFGADREQIRVALAEQQIETRPVWKPLHLQPVFAGCECIGGAVAEDLFTRGLCLPSGSNLTNQDLERAIDAISITHHNKSSDRTSSIVGHKSLLIGKKL, from the coding sequence ATGAATAAACCAATTCTCCTCTCAACACCCCACATGAGCGATCGCGAACTGGAATTTGTTAAAGAAGCCTTTGACACTAACTGGATCGCCCCTATTGGTCCCCATGTAGATGCTTTTGAGCAAGAATTTTGTCAAGTGACTGGCGCTCATCATGCAGCAGCGCTCATTTCCGGTACAGCAGCTATTCATTTAGCTTTGCAATTAGTTGGCGTTAAGTATGGGGATGAAGTTTTTTGTTCTACGCTCACATTTACTGCAACTGCTAACCCAATTGTTTATTTAGGAGCAAAACCTGTATTTGTTGACAGCGATCGCACTTCATGGAACATGAATCCCGAGTTGCTTTGTGAATCCCTGGCTCGTCGCGCCAGAGAAGGCAAATTGCCCAAAGCTGTTGTACTGGTGCATTTGTACGGTCAAAGTGCTGATATCGATCCCATTTTGAAAATTTGCAATGAATATGAGATTCCTTTAATTGAAGATGCGGCTGAAACGTTAGGCGCTACTTATAAAGGGCGAACGCCTGGTACCTTCGGGCGTATTGGTATTTACTCCTTTAACGGGAATAAAATCATTACGACGTCTGGAGGCGGGATGTTAGTTTCTCATGACGAAAAACTGACGAACAAAGCCCGTTTTTTAGCAGCACAAGCACGCGATCCGGCTCCTCATTACCAACACTCAGAAATTGGTTACAACTATCGCCTTAGCAATGTTTTGGCTGGTATCGGTCGCGCTCAGTTACGTGTTTTGAGCGAGCGAGTTGCAGCTAGACGACGCAATTTTGAGGTGTACCACCGGGCTTTAAGAAATTTACCAGGACTAGAGTTTATGCCAGAAGCTAGTTTTGGATTTGCGACTCGGTGGCTGACTTGTTTAACAATCAATCCCAAGCTGTTTGGTGCAGATCGAGAGCAAATCCGTGTAGCGCTAGCCGAACAGCAAATTGAAACTCGTCCTGTATGGAAGCCGTTACACCTACAGCCAGTATTTGCAGGCTGTGAATGTATTGGAGGTGCAGTCGCTGAAGACTTATTCACACGGGGTCTTTGCTTACCTTCTGGCTCTAATCTCACAAACCAAGACTTAGAACGAGCGATCGATGCCATTTCTATAACCCACCATAACAAAAGCAGCGATCGCACTTCTTCAATCGTGGGTCATAAGTCATTGCTCATTGGTAAAAAACTATGA
- a CDS encoding glycosyl hydrolase family 28-related protein has translation MMSKKLDKDNPPKIKFLIAFCFLSIGLIQCNSLNEVGVSSPQNLQFKIQPSSIKIERKNTFSVKKFGARGNGITDDTKAIQTAVDTVYARGGGTLVFPPGVYLVTSVKLKDNITYKGYGATIKRPKNQGKWTRTFRAEYAGRQDSKLLIIKGFTFDGNSQNQGSYKNYELEQAHLIFLTANPKFPGKLKALIEDCVFKNGVADAISVYTNVTVKVNKCEAVDVFRGGFVLTGGNSFVEVENFTTRGEVDPAGIDVEVDGRGYGNTLKVDVKFQNLNLMDGKFDIGVADASTVIGDNIVSNDAPFVLYSLNSTMKFTNSKFKVGAADGYTNRILFPHNVTFENCEFYVTRKETDKPYSFFSAADIWWQHSSQGIQRNQLIVFKNCLFKVDKNMKSTDTTYAIHVRKDFPFTNNNLRVTGGHIAKDFKTPIVRE, from the coding sequence ATGATGTCAAAAAAATTAGATAAAGACAATCCTCCAAAAATAAAATTTTTGATTGCATTCTGCTTTCTGAGTATAGGATTAATTCAATGCAATTCCTTAAATGAAGTGGGAGTTTCATCACCACAAAATTTACAATTTAAGATTCAGCCATCTAGCATCAAAATCGAGCGCAAAAATACTTTTTCTGTCAAAAAATTTGGTGCTAGAGGTAATGGAATTACTGATGATACAAAGGCGATACAAACCGCAGTAGATACTGTCTATGCCCGAGGAGGAGGAACCCTTGTCTTTCCTCCTGGTGTCTATCTTGTGACTTCTGTTAAGCTCAAGGACAATATCACCTATAAGGGATATGGAGCAACTATTAAACGACCTAAAAATCAGGGAAAATGGACAAGAACTTTTAGAGCTGAATATGCAGGTCGGCAAGATTCTAAACTATTAATTATCAAAGGCTTTACTTTTGATGGAAATAGCCAGAATCAAGGATCTTACAAAAATTATGAGTTAGAACAAGCACATTTAATATTTTTGACAGCGAACCCCAAATTTCCTGGAAAATTAAAAGCTTTGATTGAAGACTGTGTTTTCAAGAATGGTGTTGCTGATGCTATTTCTGTCTACACTAATGTAACTGTCAAAGTTAACAAATGTGAAGCTGTTGATGTGTTCCGTGGGGGTTTTGTATTAACAGGCGGAAATTCCTTTGTTGAAGTTGAGAATTTCACAACAAGAGGAGAGGTCGATCCTGCTGGAATTGATGTAGAAGTTGATGGACGGGGTTATGGAAATACTTTGAAAGTAGATGTTAAATTTCAGAATCTGAATTTGATGGATGGAAAGTTTGATATTGGAGTTGCAGATGCATCGACAGTGATAGGTGACAATATTGTTTCTAATGATGCCCCATTTGTGCTTTACAGTTTAAATTCAACAATGAAATTTACAAATTCTAAATTTAAAGTAGGAGCAGCAGATGGTTATACAAACAGGATTTTGTTTCCTCATAATGTGACCTTTGAAAACTGTGAATTTTATGTAACCAGAAAAGAAACTGACAAACCGTACAGTTTTTTTAGTGCTGCTGATATTTGGTGGCAACATTCCAGCCAAGGAATTCAACGCAACCAACTAATAGTTTTCAAAAACTGTTTGTTTAAGGTAGATAAAAACATGAAATCCACCGATACAACTTATGCGATTCATGTCCGAAAAGATTTTCCCTTTACAAACAATAACTTGAGGGTAACTGGAGGGCATATCGCTAAAGATTTCAAAACTCCGATTGTTAGAGAATAA